Within Apostichopus japonicus isolate 1M-3 chromosome 23, ASM3797524v1, whole genome shotgun sequence, the genomic segment CAGATCAAGCTGCTATTATTAGAAGAAGAATCCAGGTAGGTAGAGAATGATCGTGATTTTGAAAGCTGTCGCTCAGTGATTATTAAATCCGTGCTATTAACTTGTTTCTGTCTACCGTCCGTCTGAACGTAGAGAGATATATTAACAGCTGGGTCTCCTTCTTCTGTTGTACAGTTGAATTCGAACGGCACTTGTAATTGGTCGCTGAAGAACATAGGAAGTTCGTAATTGGATAAACATCGAGGATACTCTTCTGGTGGGCTGTATATAACCTTTAcgattaaatatttaaacactgGATATCTACAAATGAATTTGTCTTGATTGTCTCGTGATACATTGATAATAGTTAAAATACAAGCCGAGTCATTTCTGTTAAAGATAATATGATCTGGTAAGTATGGGATCAACGATCCATTCCTAACGTATTCTTTGTCATCTCCAGCTATATAACATTCATCAGTAATAGGTTGTTGACAGATGAGATCAATCGTATCCCCCTCAAGAACTTCATGATAAATCTTCCTACTAccttttgtaaaaataaatgaacTTCTGAATCCAGTGGAGCCTTCAACCACGCATAGAACGGCCTCAATCGCAATCACAAAAATGACAGATTTTGCAAGCAAATCGTCTGCTGTATTTATCTTCATTTTCGGCAAGTCTATAAAAAAATAAGGTGAGGAGAGAATTATGTTCAAtgatgtttgaaatatttttacaGCAAATTCTGAAGTGGAAGGGCGAAATGACCAATATCAGGTGACCACTGGCATCTCAGATAAAGACATATATTATATTAGTAAAGGAAGCTATCATTCTGAAATGATTAGTAAGTGCGTGTCCACCTAAATATATACTATTGTTTTGAACGTTGTCGTTGAAATTGAacttacaaatatgaaaatattgatgaaaattgtttaaatatatttatgaagatTGCAAACGAAGTGGTGATGAGAAGTGTGTGATGCTAGCTAGCAGTGCATCAAAAGCAGTATACATTTGCACTCAAAGTCACAATACATGCAAAATAAGACCAGATTATGACATTTACTAAAACCCATAGTCAACCTTTGAAACCATTTGTGATGCTATCTAAATTAAACAAGCCTGAGAGTTTCGAATAGTGTTGTGCAGAGAGGCATATATTGCCAACGGTGTATTGAGAGCGCATAGAAATTCATAcctgttttcttctttaatgGTATGTGCGGTAGTTGACACTTGTTTGTTTTTCGTAGACCAAACTATAAATATAGTTTCAGCACAatgcaaacaatgaaaaagGCTGTTCAAAAACTAATCCGAACAACCGCCTCAACGAAAGTGTGACAATGACTCTTTAACAAGAGATGTTGTTCTACACAACCCGTGAACACTTTCTATTCATCAAGACAAACAATAGTAACGGTTATAACTCATTCCATATTTGGTCGATAACATTCAAAGTGCTCAATTATTTATAAACGCTTTCGTTCTTATCTAAGTTTTAACAGTTACTTCCTTTCCCATGATGACATAAACGATTGGCATGTATATTAGAGCTAGCCTGGATATATTACGCAGGTTTCATACATCCCTGGGAGATGTTTATACTCACGAGATTATCAAAATCTATCTTAAAGAAGGTAAGAAATTGAATTGAAGTGATAAAATGAACCCTTTCGAAACAATAAAATTTTCAGTGCTTGGCCTTCTTGTTCTTTTCATGAATGACCTCTATGAGGGCGGAGCTAACTTGAGAACATCTCACCTTCACTTCAGATTTGCCCTTTGAATCAAATTGGttgttaataattataaaatattgtatgtatctatgtacctatctatctatatacCTATCTATGTACCTATCTATGTACCTATCTATGTACCTATCTATGTACCTGTCTATGTACATATCTATGTacgtatctatgtatctatgtacctatctatgtatctatgtacctatctatgtatctatgtacctatctatgtatctatgtatctgtgtatctatgtatatatgtatctatgtatctatacATCTATGTATCGATccatctatgtatctatgtatcgatccatccatctatatatctatgtatatatgtatcgaTCCATCTATGTATCGATCCATCTATGTatcgatccatccatctatgcatctatgtatatatgcatctatgtatctatgtttCGATCCATATATGTATCGATCCATCTATGTatcgatccatccatctatGTATCGATCCATCGTTCATCTACATACAAACCATGATCACAAATAATCCAGtggtaatattaataacatgcTATAGGAGGCGTGATAGGAAATTTATTTTGGGGGATGGTAGTGCTTGCCCTATCAGTAATATATCTACAGATTTGGCAACGGGCCTTCTGACAACCGATATTACATTTGGTGGTCTGTTGAGTAAATGAAAAGTGAGAAGTAAGCAAACTGTAATGAAATGTATTTTGTGAGTTTCCGAAGTGTTGTCTGTTATATAATATTTggcatgggcgtcagcaggtttcagaaagtgagggggacactatactatctaagcggagcgccaccattggttggcgcgtagcgtaccagaaaattttgggtacataagaccccctagatcgcaggagacggccttcctgagtcgtttttagttaca encodes:
- the LOC139964867 gene encoding uncharacterized protein isoform X1 encodes the protein MRSQYTVGNICLSAQHYSKLSGLFNLDSITNGFKDLPKMKINTADDLLAKSVIFVIAIEAVLCVVEGSTGFRSSFIFTKGSRKIYHEVLEGDTIDLICQQPITDECYIAGDDKEYVRNGSLIPYLPDHIIFNRNDSACILTIINVSRDNQDKFICRYPVFKYLIVKVIYSPPEEYPRCLSNYELPMFFSDQLQVPFEFNCTTEEGDPAVNISLYVQTDGRQKQVNSTDLIITERQLSKSRSFSTYLDSSSNNSSLICRVIQHLPAPYQSYSKSCSFGPLVILSTFSVSINPSRYTVDTNKRENITLTCTSNVSGVELEWTDIPLKSCQYNITKINDSLQLKIFEYGSSIDGSINFHCSGSYGGRNIFNHASVHFVISHHFDLCHLMILALSCIIIVLVTLLLRLYCRRCVCRLATSSSSSSPSSSHAIGQFPRSNTTYTTTIRPESTHVGEHKTNEDDPQVYAHSLTLNQNTEEEAAKYADISENSKYNYDRQLYLVPSQMM